In the genome of Neodiprion fabricii isolate iyNeoFabr1 chromosome 4, iyNeoFabr1.1, whole genome shotgun sequence, the window CATAACCGGCAGTGTAATTAACGCGGGTATTCGCACACCAAAATGTTTCACAAACAAAACCGCACATCTGCGCAAATGAATTAATCACATATTCGTGAAGCAATATAAGTTGGTCTTTGTATCGTCTGGAATCAAAAGAGAAAAGATGAGCGTAACAGAAATTTCTTTACAGAATAGATTGAACtcgttatttgaaaaatttttccagccTCTGGGTAACCGCGGATACGAACAGAGAAGGAATTATGGTTGGCACCACAAGTTCAGACTGTACGTGTACTTATCTCGAGTTCTATCGAACAGAAGCATCTCCAAGTGTAAATCAAAACTTGATAAGGCGTAATTAAAGCTGCTGGCAGCTCTCGTCATTACTTTCAACCGCATACATAtgtgcatgcatgcatgcacgTTCACCTACGTACGCGTCTATAAACATGCGAGTACTCCGTGCAATGCGCTACGCTTCGTCGAGGCGATTTAACGCAGGACGCAATGCGTATCCTGTAACTCCGTATATTGCGTCTAGACTGTTATTACACCGTGGCTAATTACTATACCGACCATCTTCTTTTCGTCCATTTTACTCGCAGGGAATTGTTCGATTATTATTCGATTTCTCGACAGAGGCACTTTCGTTTTACACATGCGCACAGAGATTTTATTACTTGGAATTCCGAGACGTTTCgaactgctgctgctgtgAATATACCttcaaatttatgaaaacCGGTTACAACGCTAGGTGCAATAGTCAGTTTTTCAGTTTTGGGGTAAAACCGTTCGGCGCAGCAGGCTAATTCAGCTAATCGATGCTTACTGAACGACCTTTTCCCCTGCTGCAGTGTTCGCCAAAATCACAAATCGTGGCGAAATGGGTGGTGAAAAGATCACAGGTGTCGCACGCCCATGCTGTAGAAGGAAaatgtattgaattttttttttccgaaatttgtACAAGAACGTTGCGATTAGCGGGCTAGTAAAAAAAACGCCGTGATTTCTAGTTTTCATACCAGTGTTTGAACCAGGTGTCACGAACACCTGGtaaaaactggaaaaattaGTTGCAGAGTACGTAGGTGTATGTAATTAGCTAATTTGGTTCTGCGATTAACAGCACGTTTTATGAATGTAAAAGTTTCAACTATTCAAAGGAAATATGTTCCCACCACTCATAATGGATGTCGAACGGATGCGAGTTTACGACCCGTCTAAGGAGATCCTGTGCTTACTAATGCACGTTATACCCTACTGAGAATATTGGCTTATTAATAAATCAACAACGCTGCGCAGATTCCAAGGCTCCTTTGTCACGAGTGCTTGAACAGAACCGTGTGATTAACCGGCAACAGCGAACACATATCAGTGGTCTGGCCGTTTTCATTCCATGAACTGGTTCGTCGGTCCCTGCAGTTGCTCTGTTTAGTGTCGctgaaagaattttaattGCGTATGAATCACGCAAAGCACCGATGTAAATCAAACCATCAGCAATGTGTTATTAAACACTTTAGCCGTCATCAGTGGTCGCAGTTTAACCTCCGGGGGAAAACTTTCAGTTTCCTGAAACAACGTGGTCTTTCTTACCCGGCACCGATTGACTTCGCAATTATCGGTGTTATCACAGATGCCTACTCTATCGGCCGACGGTAAGTCGCACATGCTGTCTCCGTCGATTTATAACTCATCGATATCTACGAAAGATACGCCGGTCAAACCAAGTTTGTTCAATTGGTTGAACGAAGGTTGATTAATAATCATGCTATTCACTGACGCTCATTTCGCttattgaaaatcatttaCTGACGGTATTTGCGTGGAACCGAAGAGACGACAAGTTTTTACTCCATTTACAATCCAGGATTACAGCCGTGACATGAAATTCTTTCAAtcttgattcgaaaaattccaTAGACCATTGTCATAGCGtaataatagaaaattacacaaTATCCAGCGCACATTCACACACTAAGCGAGGAGTAGTGCGCCTAGCAATAAGCAAACTGTATGTAACGTATTTGCTGTTAGTGCAGCTAATGAGTCAAGGGCTCGCTAGGACGACGTGTTTAATACATTGTTAACACATATGACTATGcacgtgtatacatacctatatatcgTGGCGGAAATACCAGAGCTCGGGAAATTCCAGAGGAATGTTACGCCCAACGTATAGCTGTGCATGCCGTGTGCATACAAGTTTTAACGACTGGAGAATTCAGATTCAAGATTTGTCCTGCAAATCTATGCAACTGTAACCGGTTCCCGGTGAAGTTTATCCTTCAATTCAGGTCTGGGATCGTATCTTGCATCTACCTACGTCAAATACATGCATTACGATTTGTAATTGCAGATGTCCGACATCGAGCGTGTACCGAGTAAGCCTGGCCGATTACTTTCATTGTCACGTTTGTGCAATTACTTTTAGTAACTTGAACTATGTCTATTTTAAGCTAATCATGATGCAGCAGCGATACGGATTTCGATCAGTTCCGAACCGTGAATTAAATAATGTCCCTGAAATGCCTTCGTAATCCGAGCCAAGTTTACGATGACTCGGAAGAACGAAGTGATTTCAAGTCATCGCTCTTCCGTTTCAACGTTGCTCAATTTTTCAGGGGTTTCAGCCTCGTTAAGTATTGATTTACTCGCGCAACTAAGATTTTCATCGAATCAAGAATTTCCGGAACTCTACGTGCAATACCTGGCTTCGAAGCAACGAGGTTAGACGATTTacgttcgatttttcaatgtaacaaacggtaaataatatttttctttgtttgcgCTGTCCTCCAAAATAGATCACACCTTATAGATATTTCAGACTAGAATCTAAAACAAGCGTCAATCTCAATTCGTGATTTGATTTTCTTACGAGCTAGTTTACTAACAAAGTAATCAGATATTGTGTATCAAATAGGATTTCCAAATTACTCCATCGGGACAGAGTACGTCATAAAAAGAAATCTGTAGTTTCTACACAGGTAATCAACGCCAGCGACTGTAGGGATTCCCCTTGAACGAACTCGTGAACGAGAATGATTTCCCAGGAATCAAACTAGGCCGACGCTGTTTTAAATTTGGCGTATAGTGCGCTGATTAATTAGTGGCTCGCATACCTCGAGATTTCATATTCCACGGCTTATGACGTTCGGGAAAATGACGCGTCGCTTGCGCCTCAATCTTCGGAAACCAAGTACAGTAATTCCCGCAAGAATATACCGTGGCTGTATAACTGACCAATGACCATGGCTCTGGGAACGACGGAATATATTATCTGAGTCAGAGTTTTTTTCGACGGCAGATATGAGCCAGTCACCAGTAACTGCCCGGAGTCAGTATTGCCTGCGACACAGCTCGTCGCGCTTCTGTGGGCAGAAATTATTCCTGAGTTGAAACGCGTTGGTTTCTCATGTGTAAATACTGATCAAGCTCGCGCTAGTTTATCGAATAATTAACCATGATACTGGCCACGTCTTTGGTGGCTGTTGCCCTTGCAACTACGATATCAGCGGAAAGTATCGTCTTTGACAAGCCAAAATTCCCTGCCGTCGATCCGTATGAGTTACCAAgtgtttttcaaactcgagTCGCTGACCTTCAGAAATACCCGCTAGGTGAGTTCAATTTTCTCCTTTATAACCATTCGACGAAACCTGATATGACTGAAATTTAACGTTCATGAAAacatttacaataatgtcTCGTGTCGCTTTtcactgaaaataaaaatattgttgtaGACATTATTTCATAGCTTTAATAAAACTTGGAACAAGTCTTGGAGTATGTCCATTTTTACTGGTAAAATGGCCGAAAAATTACAGATATCTGGAACCACGTAAACTATAAATTATGTTTAGAGGACTTACTTGATAAAGTGACGCAGAATTTCGAAACActcacataatttttttcctttcgccAAGATTAAGGGGACTAGGAAGGCTAAAAGTACATCGTTAGACAATTacttataataaattttatttattaattggAATTCTTTAGGCCACTATTGGAAAAACCCCGCTTCACAGTCTGCATGATTCCGTCgatctgaaaaattcaaaaagattCTTCTAAAGCAATGTTTTCGTTatagtatgaaaaattgagtgtTGAAGAactatttttatgaaaaattttatttccttatGTTTTGCAAAAGAAGTATTAGATaagatgtcgaaaatttggCTTGACGGACTATGACGAAAACATTACTGTGCAGGAATCTGTTTGAATTTTGCAGTTCCATATATTGACCTACACTGAACGAATGATGCAGAACCTGAAGCGGCGTTTTCCCAACAGTGGCCTAAAGAATTCCAATTAACAGATATTATTTAtcataaataatttcttttacaatttttttttccttacttcACTTTCGAAATTACAATAAGTAATGTGTAACCAATGCTTTgtcttatttttaataatataccTACTCCGTAAAATACAACGgtcaaaatattaattttcgcCAGCGCTGGAGGTATGTGCCCCCTTAAAATCTCcgaaaacacaattttttggttttgatttattatattattacaatcttttacaaaaattttgtgcgcaactgatattgaaaaattgtcaattttgcATTTGGGAAATGAAATAGCACTTGCTGATTTATCGATTGTTAACGTATGCGTGGTGACGAGTAATTGCGAAGCTGCAAAGAAAGAAGGTTAGATGGAAAGTGACATCTGATGAGCAGAACGAAGCACGAGAAGTTCAGAAAGCAGAATGCTGGATCGGAGTTCTGGGAATAAGAGGATATATTCAGGTGTGTACGGTACGTGCGAGGATTGTTAAGTTTGGTGAAATGAAGAGGCTTCCACGTAAGAAAGACGATAAATGAGTTGTGAGTGTGAAATGGTGATGCGCGCGTAAAACTGGTATccatgagaaaaatattagtaATTAAGATTGTTAGGATGTTAGAGGAATTTACAGATGAagagctgaattttcgatatattGTTAATCGCTAATACATACGTGTAAAATAATGTTTTGAGAAAGATCTGATGTGTAGTTTttgtgtaattaattattgaaacttGGATATTTAATATGTAgtcaatataaataatttaattaatccAATTAGAAGTGAGCTTAAAATCATatcagctaaaaaaaaaaatctgttttattATGACCTACCGCGTACTGTTCGAACAACCTCAAGGAGGATGTTGAGCGTTGAAGGTAACCGCGAGTCTAAAGTTCGGGCGTATAGTACGCATGTTTACACGCTTTTTTTCCAAAgcaaagtttttaattagttttatcataataattaattaacttcTTAAAATATCGccttgttttttacttttcgtcgGATTTGGTGATATAAGGAAAGCATTGGTTTCGGTCGATGAGCactgtttatattttcaacgaatctttaCGTTTTCGAATCTCTCGAATCCACAAAACtggtttttagaaaaatgtcaGCCTGGTGGATGCAAGTCTGTCGGTCTGTTGGTCTGTTCGACAAACTCCCGCGATGATCTTGGAAAtggtttgatgaaaaaatctaaaactttACACATTGAACCGATgcctgtataaaaaaaattttcattcgtgcTGATGTAacaatgaatttaaaatcgtTTTCGCGATTCTCAGATTCTTATCCGccgtttttttaattttcacttttgaaGCACAATTTAAGTTCAATCTACGTAGGCAAATCCCGCGAATGGAATGACGTTTAAAAACTTACAAAATTTGCATGCGGCGGCTCCGAATCCTGGCAAAAAAGGAGCAATGCGCAAAACGAGCGCTCGTCTTCGTCGCTCAATGTTTTCCttaattatcaatattttttttttcacgaatacCACTGACTTTCATCGACAAAAATGTGACAAGCAACTTGAGAATAAGAATAACTTCGTACATTTTCTCAATTGATCATAAACGTCATTCGAATTCTTACCGCATTTTTAGCCGTCAAAGCCTTCCTAGTCCCTTATCCACGACTTCGGCTGAGATTGCTGGGGACACGTGTACGGATATGTATAATGTTGTAGAAATAGTTTCGTAtctgttcatttttattcgtttggACGTTTCGTCTATCAAATACACTGATTCTAATCACGTCAGTTCAAGGCTACTCGCGCAAAAACATTTAAACCCGAGTGTGACGTAAGCATGTAGTATAGTTTTGGCGACACCTTATTTTTCAATagtcaatatttaaaaattgtccGGACCCGTAAATGCGAGGTCATTATTTCAGTAACACTTATTTAATCTAACAATTTTCCAGTAAGAGAACAGTTAAACACTGAAAAACTTCTCATCCCTGTTTTAGCTGTCGAAGCCGTCTTGAGCGTGGCACTTAAGCTTCAAGCGATTGAAGACCGTAGcgggaaacaaaaaaattttctcgtgtCTCCATTAGCTGTGGCTGGGGCATTAGGCCAGCTGATGCTTGGAGCGAGAGGTGATATGAAAAATCAACTTGCAATCCTTCTCACTCTTCACGATAATACCCAGAATAGGTGAATATGCTTTATTTCACTACAGGTTTTTGGATTTGTTTTAAAGCTTATCCTTAAACAGCGACTAAAATTTTGTGAATCCAGCTCACAATTTATCCTTTTTATCTATCTATCCTTCCGattttacatttatacattCATGCTCGGTACCTATATATAAGCagagatgttttttttaaattgttatattttaccGGAAACTTTAACATCGTATTTTTCTAACGAATATGATTTCCTACTACGTCTGACTAgcgaaaattgaacaattacttttattttatcttatacTATTCATCGTATTTTTTCTgcacttattattattttctctattACGTTTATCGTTAGTGTTGCTTTTTAATTGTTCAGCATTACGAATACGTCTGAGGCTGCTGTTGAACAACGAATTGCTAACAGTTCCGCTACATCGGTTGAACAACGTGTGGGAAATCCTGAGGATCCAAGTTTAGTTAAAGGAAGTGGCAATGTGGTTGTGAGTAAATAGTTCTTACTGTTCGTTTATTTGATACCTACTAATCCACAAGCCTACCGATAAAACATATGTACGAACTAGTAAAATTATGTAACGGCTTCCAGTATATCGAACGAAATTTGTGTGATATAGGTACTACAGTTGATAGAAATTTATTGGTGTAATAAAATCGCAATCCAGACTTTTTACTACCAGATCCAATGTCGGCGTACAATTTAAATCGGCGCTGATTTATGGACTGTGAATATCACAAAGATAAGTGTCTTAAAGATTTGCTTCGTGCCACCGGTTTACTGTCATGATGATTGAAGAAGATACTCAAGTATTATTCACTGTGACAGTAGCGCGAAGTCAATTTCGTTGGTTTTCCCCAGACGACATAAGGGAAGAACCCGTTTTGGAGTCTCTTGCGTCACTCGTACGTGGTATAAATACAACTGCGTTCGTCGTTCACTCAATTTCCTCATGTTCTCTTTCTTTCAGTCTCGATTCAGAAATACAGTCAGCGCCCAGGACGCCTGGTCTTACGAACCTCACCGGATAAAAATGCACCAATTTGCTACCAAGACTCGGGATGGTTCACCTGGTCTGGAATTGCATCGTCAACTGGGCAGCTTAATTAATGAGCTTTCAACCCCTCTTCCTCCACCTGGGGTTGTCCATTCGTTGGCCAACCGGTCCTACTTGCATACTAGCAGTGCATTTTTTGTCGACAAAAACATGAATCTGAACGATGTCTTCGTTCGTGCCGTTGTGGATTTCTACCAATCGAGAGTTATGCCACTTGATTTCAGGTACGTCGCACAAAAATTAACTACTGGTATTCGAAGCCTGTTCGTATAAGATTTGCAATGATCTTAGGGaaggtaaattttcaatagacAAATCTGGTAGACGATTATAATTCATGAACCGTTCGTTTTCTCAACCGTTGTCCGTTTTGTAGTAATTATTTGACGTTATCATAGGAATAATTCTGTCGAAGCTCAGAACGAAGTGAACCGATGGGGTTCAATGCAAACCGGAGGTCTGATTGATCGCTTTCTAGCGTTTCCGCCCCCACCGGACACAGCGGTAATTCAAGCTGTAACCGTCCACTTCCGCGGTGCCTGGCAAACGCCTTTCATACCCGGCGGAACGATTGGTGGACTCTTCAAGGTACCAAGGTCAACTTGACCGATAACGAAGCATGTCACTCGTGTACGTCTTTTAAATCGATACTGAACTGTAAGTTACTGTCATACAGACGTCAGAGAACACCACAGTCTCTGTGAACATGATGAGAGGTACACTCGAGGAGGCGACTTACGCCGAAGACAATAATCTGGGTCTTCGCATGCTGGTGATGCCTTACTCTAATTACGAGTGCGCCATGTACGTGATCCTTCCAACAGAGACGAACCCCTTGAAGTACAACGTCGGTCATCTGGTCACTCAACTGACGAGCAAAAACTTGGTAGATCTTGCTGCGATGGTgagtatttcaaatttcgttaGCGAAATGCTCTCTCGAATTCGGTTGATTGACATTTGTTTCTTTATCAGGGGAAAAAACGGACCGTGAACGTCATGTTTCCCAAGCTCTCGTTGACTGGATCACTGAACTTGGCATCAGCCTTGGAGGAGCATGCCGCATTTCTGAACAAAGAGAAGGCTGAAGCTGAAGCGGCAAACGGGGCGAAAGAAACCGTTGAGCCCGTTGTTTCGAACTTAAACCTAACGTCACCCACTCCAAATCAAATCACAACTTCAGAGGTGAACGTTAAATCTCGAATCAACAAGAACGCATCAGTGAATCAGAAGCCCGATGATGTGCAGCGAGTCATACCTTTGAACGCATCGCAGCCTGCGTCAAGTTCAGAGTCCACTCCAGTTCTCGAGGGCGGCAAGAGCACTGAGGAAATTCGGATAACGTCGAGAATTGGAGAAGCTCTCTCGGATCCCAGCGAGTCCAAGGAACCCTTGCCCAAGGCCCCGTTGATCCTCGCCGGGGCGGCGAAAGACTCCAAGTTCCGGATATCGGACATTATTCAACAGATAGCACTTGAGGTCAACGAGGCGGGAACAGAGGCAGCCGCCATTGTTGGAACGACGATAAACTACAGCGGtggcgtgaaaaatttcaaagtgaaCAGACCCTTCCTGTTCTTCATCCGCCACGAAGAAACCCACGCGATTCTTTTCTGGGGAACCATCGTCGATCCTACCGCGTGATCAATATTCGCGAATTTTATAcctcgattaatttttatcgattgaTTCTGCGGCTCTGTCATCCAGAAGAACCGGTTTTGCAGATCAAGAATTTCCATCCAGCATTTAATATAGTGCTGTTTAGTATTACTTTTTGTACATTAAATTCAACGAACATGGCATACGGGTACCCGTAACAGTGGTAACGATGTATAATGCCGATATACGCCACATCAAGGAAAGAAATGATAAACTGGAAACTTAATCGCGTTGTCTGTATCATC includes:
- the LOC124179611 gene encoding serpin B12-like; translation: MILATSLVAVALATTISAESIVFDKPKFPAVDPYELPSVFQTRVADLQKYPLAVEAVLSVALKLQAIEDRSGKQKNFLVSPLAVAGALGQLMLGARGDMKNQLAILLTLHDNTQNSITNTSEAAVEQRIANSSATSVEQRVGNPEDPSLVKGSGNVVSRFRNTVSAQDAWSYEPHRIKMHQFATKTRDGSPGLELHRQLGSLINELSTPLPPPGVVHSLANRSYLHTSSAFFVDKNMNLNDVFVRAVVDFYQSRVMPLDFRNNSVEAQNEVNRWGSMQTGGLIDRFLAFPPPPDTAVIQAVTVHFRGAWQTPFIPGGTIGGLFKTSENTTVSVNMMRGTLEEATYAEDNNLGLRMLVMPYSNYECAMYVILPTETNPLKYNVGHLVTQLTSKNLVDLAAMGKKRTVNVMFPKLSLTGSLNLASALEEHAAFLNKEKAEAEAANGAKETVEPVVSNLNLTSPTPNQITTSEVNVKSRINKNASVNQKPDDVQRVIPLNASQPASSSESTPVLEGGKSTEEIRITSRIGEALSDPSESKEPLPKAPLILAGAAKDSKFRISDIIQQIALEVNEAGTEAAAIVGTTINYSGGVKNFKVNRPFLFFIRHEETHAILFWGTIVDPTA